Part of the Triticum aestivum cultivar Chinese Spring chromosome 4D, IWGSC CS RefSeq v2.1, whole genome shotgun sequence genome is shown below.
ttcaatgccagtgacgaacctaaattccgaacagcctgagcaccagccgccttggtccttagtccaattgtggacggcttccggcttactaaagtgctcatggacggcggcagcggattaaacctcatctatgaggagactcttcaaaaaatggaaatagaaagaaaccgcattgagcaaagcagcatgaccttcagaggaatcatccctagtcgggaggcacgatgcgctgggaaaatcacactagatgtggtattcggcacgccggagaattataggtccgaagaaatcacattccaagtggccccgttcagtagcggataccacgcccttctagggcgggaggcattcacgatcttccaagccataccccattacgggtacatgaagctcaaaatgcccgggcccaatggaatcatcactctagctagtgatccagacatagcactccgcgctgaaaacaaaacagccgcactggccctcgaggcattatccgaagccctcgcggccgaggaattaactgcgttgtgctccacagtggacagggacgacgtgatactcgacaaaagatccaagtccacctcttttaaaccagcggatgaaatagtcaaattccaagtccacccaacggaccctacaaaaacagcatccatcggggcacagttaaaccccgctgtagacgccgcactacgggagttcctgtgcgagaattgggacatattcgcctggcatccttcagacatgccaggaatcccacgcaggctggccgagcatagccttaacattctaaagggattcaagccggtcaagcagactcttcggcgtttctctgaacctaagcgacaagccatgggagaggagctagccaagttactggaggccggattcattagagaaataaaacatccgaactggctagcaaacctggtgatggtatcaaagaaggataaatcctggcgcctatgtgtcgatttcaaggaccttaacaaggcttgccccaaggatcccttccccctcccccgcatcgatcaaattatcgacgctgctgcaggacacgactcattgtgtttcctcgacgcatactccggataccatcaaatcaagatggcggagtccgaccaagccgcaacagcatttatcaccccatacggccccttctgttttaacaccatgccctttgggctcaagaacccTAGTCACATGGCTTATATATAGTACAATAAAACCCGTACCAGTAAGCTTAAGCACCCACGGATCGCGTGGGCCTGGCCGCTGGAAAACTTGAAATCCAGGCGCAAGCTTAAGCACCCACGGATCCAGCAATGGCGCCAGCACCACAGCAAGAAGCTTCTCGGAAGCTCAACGTAGTGGAGAGCGCCGTCGTAGCGCCCTGGCCGATCCCTCCGGTGCCGGAGACCTCCCTCCCGCTCACCTTCTTCGATGTCTTCTGGCTCAACTTCCCGCCGGTGGAGCGCGTCTTTTTCTACCACCTCGTCCCCGGCCCCGGCGCCGCCACTACCGCCACCATCCTCTCCAACCTCAAGACCTCACTCGCCCAAGCCCTCCGCGCCTTCTACCCGCTCGCCGGCCGCCTGCGCCTCAGGCCCGGCACCACCGACCGCCACGAGCTCCACTACCAGCCCGGTGACGGCGTCACCTTCACCGTCGCCATGTACGACCTCGACGTCGACGAGCTGGCCCTGGACGAGCCGAGGGAGGTCGCCAAGATCGCACAGCTCGTGCCGCCTCTCCCGGACGGCGGCGCGGTGCTCGCCCTGCAAGCCACCGTgctgcgcggcggccgcggcctCTCCGTCGGCATGGCCCTGCATCACGCTGCCTGCGACGGGGCATGCTCCACCCATTTCCTCCACACCTGGGCGGCGGCCAGCGCCGGCGCCGTCGCGCCGGCGCCCCCTGTCATTGACAGAACTCTCGTCAAGGACCCAAGTGGTCTTTGCGACGCCTTCATTAGAGCCATGGCGAGTACCGAGAAGAAGGATTACGTCAAGATGCCCGGCGATAAGCTCCTCGCCACCTTCACTCTGTCCATAGAAGACATACAACGCATCAAGGACGTCGTCCTGCTCGCCGCGGCTGGCAAGGCGGGCGCGCCGCCGCGATGCTCCTCGCTGGTTGCCACCTTCGGCTTCATCTGGTCATGCCACCAGCGGGCTAAAGATGACAAAGCAAgtaacggaggcggcggcgacccgacCTACTTCATCTTCCCCGTCGACCACCGCTCGCGGATGGAGCCTGCTCCCATTCCGGACGAGTACCTCGGCAACTGCGTCGGCGCCGCCCTGCAGGGCGCGCCCAAGGACCGACTCGCCATGCCCGGCGCTGTTGGCCTCGTCACCGCGTGCACGGCGGTTGCTGCGGCGATCGAGCAGGCGGTGGGCGTCGGcagcattcggtcaccggagctgtGGTGGGAGCGGATAAGGGAGGCCATATTATCCGGCGGCGGCGTGCTGACCGTGGCAGGGTCGCCGAAGTTCCGGGTCTACGACGTCGACTTTGGGTTCGGGCAGCCGGCCAAAGTGGAGATCGTATCCGTGGCGAGGACTGGCGCCCTGGCGGTGGCGGAGAGCCGCCGGAGCAGCGGCGGAATTGAGGTGGGCATATCTCTGCCAGCGGATGCCATGCGGAGGTTCCAATGCTGCTTCCACGATGCCATCGCTTGGCTGCAGTGCACAACACCATTAAACAAGTAGAGTGGTCGATTAATGCACACTTCGATGCCTATGGGTGCACGTGATGGAGTGGACTGGTCACTAGAGCGCACatgcagcagcatcaacatgcccATACCGTATCTACACCACCCTGTTTTGTAAGTGTACTAgaaaatatgcccgtgcgttgcaacggaggaAAACAACCCCCACACGCCTTTGCCCATTGAATATGTCTAAAGGCCTCACCTTTATGCTCCTAACATAATAAACATGACTAATATCTCACCCTCATGTCCACATCCTTCATTTCGATATGACATCACACCCATGTTCCCGCTTGTCCTCTTTGTCGTCCTCATCGCAAGTGGTCACGGTACCAGTTATCAGTAACCAATGATGGCCAGGTCCAATAGCTGCATTGTTGAGCCTCCTTCATGTCCTTCGAGATAAAGACCGTTGAACACAGATTTTTTTTTACATTCGTCTAATATAATATGGAAAAGGCACTACACCTAATATATGTCTGTGTTATCATGTAAATTGAGTAGTTTGTGTTAGATAGACCGTGAATCCTTAGTTGGACTCCTCATACATTATTGTGGGTTGTCACTGAACCGAGCTAGGCTAGTCGTATGTGAAGACCCGATGGAGAAAAAGGTTCGTACCATATCCCTAGTTTAATAAATTGAACAAAAACAATACATCTGTGGGCATTTTATTTTCTTAATCCTCATAATAATGTTATTAAAAATTACAGTTTTTATGATTAAATTCCTTTTATGGGTAATTTATCGGCGCTTCCAATACACATTTCTCCTTTAGTACGTAGTCTCATGAATCTAGTTTTTTTAAGAATATGTCACGTCTAATTCTtcccttctttttttatttctatGCCATGACTCATGTTTTGAATTCCAGCACATCATCGTTTGGTCCACCATATATCTTTCCGTGTCACGTGTATGTTTGAATTCCAGCCCATCACCTATTAATAATCCACCGTGTATCTTCCTTCCATCTCAGGTCTAATTCTCCTCTTCCTAGCCCTCAAAAAAAAGTTCTCCTCTTCCTTTTTATTTCTCTCTCTCCTAGTTCTTCATTCCTTTGGCAGGTCTCATGTCATTTGACATGTAGTTGTCTCAAATAAATTTCCCTCATTTATTTTTTTGTCACGTCGTTCCTTACCCTTGGCTTATTGCTTCCCAAATCAGCTCCTTGATACCTTAAAACTCAAAAAGGTATATCTACTGGAGGGATTATCTGTAAGCAACCAAGTTGAGGCTATTTAATAGACAGAACAACCTTCACCTAAACACAAATGTTGATCTAGCTCAATCGGTTACGATGAATTTACCTGCACGGGGAGGGAGGTCGCTAGTTTGATTCCAAACGAGAACTAATATTTTTACCTTGCCTGCCTTGGCCCGGCTTCGCTGGGCCACAACATAGACTGAGGCCGAGCGAGACACATGAGACATTCATAAAAACAAACacactgaggaataaaaaaagCTAAGCATTTTTCTTTCACAGGGAAGAAAAGGCATTTTTTTCTTTCACTTGTGTGGCCCTTGTGCGAGACGGATGAAAAATCATATGCGATGGACAGACCAAATCAGAGAACCGCACATTTCTTTATTAGTAGGTACAAATTAAAAAGCGTTAGATACAGTACCTCCCAGTTTTCAAAAACtgttcatattttcaaaaaaaaatgtttgcTTTTTAAAATTTAAATTTAAAACAAATATTTATGTTTGAGAAAATGTTCTCAAATTCGGAAAAAAACGTTCTCTATAGTACCTCCTAGTTTTCAAAAAATCtttgtgttttaaaaaatgttcaggttTCAAAAAACCTACAAATAAAAATATTGTTCTTTGTGAAAAATATACTCGAGTTTCAAATTTTTTATTATAAATTTGCTAAATTATTCGCGTTCTAAAATATATCTACTTAAAAAATGTTTTGCCTTTTGTTCTTAGGGTCTGGCGCTGCTGGTCGCTAATTTAGGATGTCGTGCTGCAACATAAACATGATGTAGGGTTTAGTCCAGTGGCTAGCACTCTGATACGTCGAGCATGAGCGCCTGGGTTCGAGTCTTCGTGGCCCTTAATTTTTTTTCTTGGCCTTTTTTCACTCGGGCTAGCTGTTGGTACAGCATccgctagtgggccggcccatccgGCTCGTCTGTGTGCGTGTGCGATTTTTTTTGGCAGAAACAGATCGGGACGAACGAAAAACTACTGGTCGAACGTACGAAAACGAATCTCGGTCCCACCTTATTAAACCAAAAAAGTGGAGAAACAATCCTTCCTTTAATATTAGGAAGAGATAAAAATAACTCCATGCGTATAAGTCACCTGAGTATATTGCATAAACTCAATCCAACTGCTTTTGCATAAGTACtctcctaagagcatctacagtcgtaCGCCGCAAACAATCCCTCATATGCCCGCGAACGCGTCCGGTCAATGACCAgataagagaaaaaaaagaaaaacgtgACCTAACCGGACTCCTCATATCATCCCTATACGCCCGGCCTGTCCGCGAATCGTCATATCCATCTCAAATATGGGGAGGATATGAGGGCTTGCGGACGCGCCCGGGCGTGTCGGGCATTCCGCCACATAGGACACGGCCCCACCCTGGAtcaccttttctctttctttattcattATTTTATTTCTCTCTTCATCTCCACCAATCACAGGCAATTGATTGGACATATGAGAAGAAAAATGAGGAGTGTGGTTGCGCGGACGGATAAATAGGGGCTCAAAACGGACACGTCCGGTCACACTGGtcgggcgcgtccgcgggcgtttaAGGGGTCATATTTATtatgtccggctgtagatgctctaagaatgTCTTTCGTCCCGCTTTAGCTTTATAAACAGGGCTTTTAACATTTATATGCCACTAGTTTTGTCTCACTGCTCAGTTTTGCAACTAAAATTTTTAGTGGCTCAAAAATGTCGTCGCTTCAGTAGATGCATGCTCAAAAATGCAACTGGCTACCATTACAGTCAGCTCAAATCTCGTTTGACACGTTATAATAACATAAATACCTATGTACCAACATGTCAGCGCGCTCTCTCTCTgtctcactacaataaagtgtgggtcCCATTTAATCCTAACAGTGTCCTTATTGTCCTGTAAAATTATTGCTTGCTAACTCCTGACAAGTGGAGctcacacttatcattgtgagatagagagaattgGCATGTGGGTCTAGgggtatttttgtcatataacatggtcaacgggtcaACGGGTTTGACCTGACAATAACGATGTCGATCTAATGACATTTTTGAGTAAACGTCTAACGGAATGATGGCATTTTGgagatatctaatggcattttttagcaAGCATCTCATAgaacaatggcatttttgagcagttgtaatttctaatggcaaaacttagtaggacacaactagtggcataaatgataaaatcCCTTATATGTAAAGCAGCAAACCAAAGTATATGGTCAAACGATACAATAAGACGAGGAGCCACATTACAAAGCAAGATACAACATGAGCCTTGAACAAGCCTAACACCTCAATGAGGCCGACCGATGACcctgagtgttggaaatatgccctagagccaataataaattggttattatcatattctcgttcatgataaatgtttattattcatcctagaattgtattgatcggaaacttaaatacatgtgtggatacataaactacaccgtgtccctagtaagcctctactagactagctcattgatcaaagatggttaatatttcctaaccatagacatgagttgttgtttgataatggggtcacatcattaggagaatcgtgtgatggacagacccaactgtaagcttagcatcagatcatttagttatttgctatagctttcttcatgtcaagtatatgttccttcgaccatgagatcatgccactcccggataccagagaaatgccttgtgtgctatcaaacatcacttcgtaactgggtgatcacataaaggtgctctaaaggtatcttcgaaggtgtctgttgggttgcatggatcgagactgggatttgtcgctccgtgtgatggagagatatctttgggccctctcggtaatacaacatcgtaaagagcttgcaagcaatctgcctaatgagttagtcacgggatcttgtattatggaacgagtaaagagacttgccggcaatgagattgaactaggtatggagataccgacgatcgaatctcgggcaagtaacatatcgctgaacaaagggaattgcatacgggattgactgaatccttgacatcgtggttcaaccgacaaagatcttcgtgtaatatgtaggaaccaatatctacatccaggtcccgctattggttattgaccggagaggtgtcttggtcatgtctacatgattctcaaacccgtagggtccgcgcgcttaacattcgatgacgctggagtagtattgggatatgtgcattggtaaccgaatgttgttcaaagTCCTGGATCAGataccggacatcacgaggagctccggaatggtccagaggtaaagattcatatataggaagtcatgttttggtcgccggaaaagtttcgggcattatcggtattgtaccaggagtgCCGAAAGGAGTCCGGGGGTCCACCTACCctagggggccacatgggctgtaggggttgtgccctggcctacatgggccaggggcaccagccccaagaggcccatgcgcttAGAACAAGGAAAAGAGGAAGAGCCCTAAGGGGGGAGGCacccccctaggtgccttggggagggaggattcctccctaggctggcgccccctcctttggagtgttggggaacgtagtatttaaaaaaattacctgtgatcacgcaagatctatctaggagaagcatagcaacaagcggggagagtgtgtccacttaccctcgtagaccgaaaacggaagcgtttagtaacgcggttgatgtagtcgaacatcttcgtgatccaaccgatccaagtaccgaacgtacgacacctccgcgatctgcacacgttcagcttggtgacgtccctcaaactcttgatctagttgacgccgaaggagagttctgtcagcacgatggcgtagtgacggtgacggtgaagttaccggcacagggcttcgcctaagcactacgacgatatgaccgaggtgtgtatctgtggaggggggcaccgcacacggctaaaagatcaacttgtatgtctTTGGGGTGcgcccctcccacgtatataaaggggggagaaggaaagggcaggccaagggggggcgcgccctagagaggagtcctacttggacttccggtccaagtaggattcgccccccctttcctattccaagtaggagaaggagggaagggggaggaggggagaaggaaggaggggggcgccgccccctcctagtccaattcagaccagcccatgggggggcgcggccaacccttgaggcccctctctcctttcccctaaagcccactaaggcccattactctcccggggggttccagtaacctcccggtactccggaaaatacccgaaacacttcggaaccattccggtgtccgaatataaccttccaatatagcaatctttatgtctcgaccatttcgagactcctcgtcatgtccgtgatctcatccgggactccgaacaaccttcggtacatcgaatcacataactcataatacaaatcatcatcgaacgttaagcgtgcggaccctacgggttcgagaagtatgtagacatgaccgagacacatctccggtcaataaccaatagcggaacctggatgctcatattggctcctacatattctatgaagatctttatcggtcaaaccgcataacaacatacgttgttccctttatcatcggtatgttacttgcccgagattcgatcgtcggtatctacatacctagttcaatctcgttaccggcaagtctctttagtcgttctataatgc
Proteins encoded:
- the LOC123097045 gene encoding malonyl-CoA:anthocyanidin 5-O-glucoside-6''-O-malonyltransferase-like, translating into MAPAPQQEASRKLNVVESAVVAPWPIPPVPETSLPLTFFDVFWLNFPPVERVFFYHLVPGPGAATTATILSNLKTSLAQALRAFYPLAGRLRLRPGTTDRHELHYQPGDGVTFTVAMYDLDVDELALDEPREVAKIAQLVPPLPDGGAVLALQATVLRGGRGLSVGMALHHAACDGACSTHFLHTWAAASAGAVAPAPPVIDRTLVKDPSGLCDAFIRAMASTEKKDYVKMPGDKLLATFTLSIEDIQRIKDVVLLAAAGKAGAPPRCSSLVATFGFIWSCHQRAKDDKASNGGGGDPTYFIFPVDHRSRMEPAPIPDEYLGNCVGAALQGAPKDRLAMPGAVGLVTACTAVAAAIEQAVGVGSIRSPELWWERIREAILSGGGVLTVAGSPKFRVYDVDFGFGQPAKVEIVSVARTGALAVAESRRSSGGIEVGISLPADAMRRFQCCFHDAIAWLQCTTPLNK